The window GACGAATTTTCTCCCAAGATCAAGGAATTGATTTTATTAACAAAAGACCTGGAGAATACCGACGGCATGATTAAATTCATACCTTTGTGGAAATGGCTTATTCACTAATGCAAAATCCATCAAAATTCGGTTTTAGCCCGTCCTATCTTCTCAGCCAGTTTCGCCAGCACTTCCTTGCGCAATCCGCCAACGAACTTAATACTGCCTACAACCAGGTGCCCGCCACCATTGATACTGGCTTCGGGTATCTCCTCATGCAACTCCCGCACCATTTGCGGGATGTTCATAAGCACACCCCTGCTGCGAAGCACAACAAAATCCGGGCCGTACCCCAACGTGACAATTGGCTTATCAGGATACTTATGGCATAATGTATCATGCACCTCACCACTGGTCTTACCCGGTGGCGGGAATGTGAACTTATGAGCAAAATTCTCCACATCCAGAACATGCAGGAGTGCCCCGCTCGGCAACTCCCGTGATTTCACCGATGGCAGCGATGCTTCCAGCTGGGTCTTGATAGCATCGTTAGCCTGCTTCACCAAAAGAGGCACCAATTCCCGATGCCGCTTCAGATTACCCATATTTAAAATGTCATAGGTAATACCCCTGCCTTCACTGAAACGCAACCAGAACGCTTCATAATCCAGTGCCAGAGCCATATCCTTCAAATCGCTCAAACGGTATCGCGACGCAACCAGTTCAATATACTGTGCAGCCTCCGGTGCTTCCGAGCGGTCGCCTACAGCCGAAACCGCAGGAAGGTGGCGTATCTCTTCTGTCACCTCAGGATTTATCATCCTGGCGATCTCGGTACCCAGCATGCCCGTAGTTATCCCGAAATCCCCGCCCGCATGGGCCGGGTTCACATGGGCCAGCAGGTACTGGTCAACAATGTCATCGGGATGATGATGGTCCACAACCACCATATCCATACCATAGACCTTTGCCTGTAGCATTGCGGGCACATCCTCCTCAGTAGAGCCATTATCCATCAACAGGACCAGTGGCATTTTCTGGCCATGTCTTGCATTATCATCCAGTGCGAACGATATATCCCTGGTAATATCCACCATCTCGTAGAACGGTGCCTTGCTGGGTGAGCGCCGGTAAAAATGATATCCTGCATCAGTCCCGCCGACCTCATTTATGAGTGGTAGCACCGCTTTCTCAATAGCAATGGCTGAAGTGATACCATCAGCATCGGCATGGTGGCGTAGCACGATAGGCCTTGAATGGAATATTGCCTTGCGTATTTCCTTGGCAACCTGGCGCATCTTGGGCTTCAACGCCTCAAGGATCGGGCTCTTAACCAGGAATTCAACATCATGAGGCTCAGACCGTGTGTCCAGCGCATTCTCTATCTCGTCCCTGATAGCAGCCGAATCCGCACCCCACATCTGCCTTATTTCACGTATCTCAATCTGCAGTTCATTGTTCCGGGTATTCAGTTCACCTAAAACCTTAACTATCATATCGGATTCAATTTCAGGATACGAGCGCTGCCCTGCTTTTTCGAACGCAGCACATGGCACCGTACCCGTTTCATCAGCCAGCGTGAATATGGTCGGGCCGCCGGTCTGCTTTATCTGGATGACCTCACCCGAAATATGCACCAGTTTACTGATATGGCCTCTAAGAGCAGATATCTGGGTGCGGGGTATATCCTTCTCTACCTCGATTATCTGGTACTCCGGGAGGAGTACCGGCACAAGGTCAATGTTCCCGTTTGAAGCAATGTTCTTCACCTGTACAAAGATAGTCTCACCCACGTCCGGGGTCCTGGTCAGGTGCTTCTGGTGCGCAAGGCCACGCGTGCGGGAGTTCAGGTTCACAAAGGCACCGAAATTGGCAAGGCTGTCCACCACCCCCTCATACGTCATATCGACCTCAAGGTCTGAGGTATCACAGGCAGGACTCAATTTTCCGACCAGCGGTTTTTTGGCACACGAAGCACACATATCCCCTTTCATATCACCGCCAAGTGGCTGCCCGCATATACGACAGGTTATCATCTCACCCCGGCCGCCGCAGACTTTGCATTTTGTCTCCACTCTAACGGTACCGGACCCGCCGCACGTGTGGCAAACGGACCCACCTTTGAGCAGGCTGCCCAGGTCTTTCTCGGTCATCCTGGTCAGGTCAATAGTTTTGGGTTTTCCAGAACCCTTGCATCCAGGACATTGTTGCTGCGAAACATCAGTAATTCCTGTGCCATCGCAAGCCTTGCATTGTTCAGCCATGGTTATTGAAAATAATAAATTATAAGACCAGGTATTCAGAATTTGCGCTCGATCATGTAATCCGCAAGTGCCAGCATGATATCCTTTGCCTCGCTTTCGGGTAATATGTCAAGTTTTTCTTTCCCCTCAGCCACAAAATTCAGGGCCTTGTCCTGGACATAGTCAATCGAACCTGATTCTTTTAACTTCTCCAGGGCGTCATCAATTTCCTCCCTGGTAGCATCTCTCTTGCCAAAGACATCAAGTTTCACATTATGGTCCCTTGCATGGACTGCTATCAGGGTTTGCTTGCCTTCCATAATGTCGCTTCCCCTGATCTTCCCCAGCACATCTTCGGGTGTGACCAGGTCAAGTACATCATCAAATATCTGGAAACCCACACCAGTCAGACGTCCAAAATCCCACAATGCCTGTGCCTGTTCAGGTGTACCGCCTCCAAGTATAGCCCCCATCTTGCAGGATGCCGCATACAGTATGGCAGTCTTTTTCGTCACCATATCCATATATTCGGCTTCGGATACATCATTCCTTTTCTCAAAACTAATATCAGTCCACTGTCCTTCGCATATTTCAGTGCAGGTGATGGACATCAGTGTCAGGCACTCGACCATCCTGGCCGCATCAGCTCTGGTCTGGCTGAGAATGTGGAATGACTTGGAATACAGCGTATCACCTGCCAGTATGGCACCAGACAGACCCCATTTAATGTGGACTGCCGGTATCCCCCGCCTGAGACTATCCTGGTCCATGATATCATCATGGATGAGGGTGAAGTTATGGACCAGTTCAACAGCGGTGGCTGCAGGAATAACATCCTTCGGATTTCCGCCAACAGCTTCCGTGGAAAGGATGAGAGCCGCAGGTCTTAAACGTTTTCCACCTGCATCAAAAAGGTATCGCATAGCACGATAGAGTTCATCAGGCTCTCCGATAGGCATCAGGTTCTGTATAGACCCATCCACCATTGAGCCTCTTTTTCTTATTTCTTCAAGCAAATCCATAGAATCCCTCTATCCAATGTTAAATTATTCTATAAGTATCTCTTCACCGTTTCGCATAATATGTACATTCTCGCCGAAAACATATCCTGCATCTTCGGCCATTTCCATATAATTGCCATGCATCTCAATATATCCGTGCGCAGGTATCACGTGTTCAGGATTTATCAACCTTAGCAACTCCCAGTGGTCTTCTTTGTACGCATGACCTGAAACATGGACATTTTCATAAATTCGTGCTCCACTCATTCCAAGTTTTGTTTCAAGCGAATAACGGTTGGCCCGTGTCAGGGGATTGGGTATCACATTAGCAGAAAATACTACTTTATCACCACTTTCTATCTTATAATCAGTCCCTTTTGAAGCTATCCTTGGCAGTATTGAGCCAGGTTCACCCTGGTGACCTGTGACGATGGGCAGGTACTTCTCCTTCCCATCATCGTTGATGCGTTTCAGGGCCTTATCGATTGACTTCCGGTGTCCGTATATCTCAAGATTTTCAGGGAATTTCAAAAACCCCATCTTCGCAGCAGTGCCCACATATTTTTCCATGGAACGACCCAGCAATACAGGGATGCGCCCCATTTCAGCGGCGGAATCAATAATTGACTTTATCCTGGCTATATGGGATGAGAATGTAGTGACTATCACTCCGGATTTTGTTTCCTCAGTACCCAGCAGCACATCAGATACCATATCCGCTGCAATTTTCTCAGACGGGGTCTTTCCCTTACGGTCAGAATTGGTACTTTCCGTTATCATCAGGCTTACACCTTCTTTCCCTATCTGCCGCAGCCGTTCAAAATCAGGAGCCTCGCCAATAGTTGGTGTACGGTCTATCTTGAAATCATTAGCATACAGAATAATACCCTCAGGTGTGTGGATGGCGGCAAAGGCCGCGTCAATGATACTATGCTGTACCCGTATAAGCTCGATCGATACCTGGGGGCTCACTTCATATATCTGGCCAGTAGGAAGGCTTTCAACCTTGTTCTTGACCAGATATTTCTTTTCATTACTTATCTGTTGCCTGATGAGCTCTGTCGTATATGGTGTGGACAGGATAGGTGCATCATACCTGTGCGCCAGTTTAGGGATAGCACCAATATGGTCCAGGTGCCCGTGTGTGCACACGATAGCCTTTACTTTTCCTCCTATCTGTTTCATCACCATGTCATCGGGTATTACACCCATATTGATAAGGTCACGGGAATTTTTCTTGTCAAGTTCCACATCTTCATGTATCTGGACCCTGTCAAGACGAAGTCCCATATCCATAATGATTATCTCTTCACCCACTCGTATCGCGGTCATGTTGCGACCCATTTCATTGTAGCCGCCTACCGCTGTAATGCCTATTTCTGTCATAAAAATCCTTTCTCCTGATATACGTATAATCTTTTCATTTTCTCTTGTTATTTTCTAACGCCGTGCAAAGCGGGATGTATCAAATCCTCGCTCTTTAAGATATTCTCCCGTCCTTCCGGTTATCACAAGCTGTGCACGCACAAGGTCTGCAACTGTCGCACTACCTGTCAGGAACATGGCAGCTTTCAATTCTGCCTGGAAATATTCTAATTTCGTCCTGACATCCTGTGGTCCTTTCATCGCAGGTCTAACCAGTGGAAGTGCAGTCGCACATGCACTGGCTCCTAGTGCGAGCGATTTAGCTATATCCAGGCCGGTACGTATACCGCCCGTAGCTATCACCGGTACGGATAAATTACTTTCAATTACGCTCACTGCTGTTGGAATACCCCAGTCCCAGAACAGGTTGCCCAGGTGTTCACCCATGAGCTCATCCTTATTACGCGCCCGGTAAACTTCGACACCTGCCCAGCTGGTACCTCCCACGCCACCCACATCTATAGCAGACACACCAGCTTTACACAGTTTCTGGGCGACTTCACGACTGATACCTGCCCCCGTCTCTTTCACGATCACCGGTATCTTGAGTTTTCTGCAAACCTCTTCGATCAGTTCCAGTCCCTCTGTTGCATCAGTATTACCTTCAGGCTGAATGGCTTCCTGCAGGAAGTTCAGGTGTATGGCCATTGCATTGGCATCTATCATGTCAACCGCCTGCCTGACACCTTCTACCCCATATTCCTTGAGCTGGGCAACACCCAGGTTCCCGAACACGAACGCATCCGGTGCTGCGTCCCTGACCACCCTGAACGAATCTTCCAGGCCAGGGTCTTCAAGTGCAGCTCTCTGGCTGCCCACACCCAAACCAATACCCAACTCCTGTGCTGCAATTGCGAGGGATTCATTCACCTGTTTTGTTTCAGGATGACCTCCGGTCATGGAGGCTATCAATAACGGGAATGCCAGGTTGTATCCAAGCAGTTGCGTTGAAGTGTTAATGTCCTGAATGTTGATTCCGGGCAGGGCATTGTGCACCATTGTGATATCATCAAATCCGGTGCGTTTCAGGTTATGCTCGTCCCTGTGGCTTTCAACATCCTGGTTAGCACACAGGTCAAGGTGCTCTACTTTTCGGTTCGATGTACTCATTTTTCTATACCATTATTGTAAAAGATTCACTTATTCTTTTGTATAAGTGTGCCCATTGTCTCCCCTTGTAAGAACCGGGTAATACTTCCGGTTGCCGATGCATCAAATATCCTGCTGCTGATGCCTGATCTGTCTGCCAGTTCTACCAGTTCCTGCACCTTGCCCAGCATACCGCCGGTAACATCGGTATGTGATGACCCGCCTATATATTTACGTATCCCGTCAAATGTGGCAGGCGTGACCTCAGGGATGTTCTTCTCCTCACTGTCAAGCACTCCATTAATGTTGCTGCCTATACCGATCAGTCCGGCACCCATTTTCCGGGCAATATAGGGTACTATCTGGTCACCGCTTAAAATGTCAGCCCCTCGCACTGAATCCATCGCTACATCACCATGCAGCACAGGTACCAGGCCACGATTCAGCATTTCCCTCAGGGGAGCAATCTGCATATCACTGATACGCCCTTCCCTGAGCATAGTACAGCTCAACGGATGCACAGGTACTGCCGGTACACCGGCTGAAACGAAAGCATCCACGACCATTGCGTTGAGGGTCTTGACACTCCGGTGAGTTTCGATCAATCCTTTGGTGTCGAATTGTTCTATGAGTTTGAACTGTCTGGCAAGAGGATGCCCGAAAGAACCCGCGCCATGTACCAGTATGAGGGGATTGTCTGCACCTGTTGCGGCCACTTCTCTGGCTATGCGCTCAATGGTGCCGGGTATCGCTTTCGGGACGGCGCTGGACTTGTCAGTAATAATACTGCCGCCGATTTTTAGCACGACAGGACGGTTCATTCTACTTTCACTCCATAGGGAGTTGCACTGGTGATCATAGCCTGTCCACCGGCAGATGTTATAGCAGCAGCCACTTCATCAGGCCGGTCGGTGATGGCAACCATGCACCCGCCTCCACCCGCACCTGTGGTCTTGGCGCCCCACGCGCCTGCATGACGGCTGGCCCATACCAGATTTGAAAGTTCAGGCGAACCCACACCCAGAGTGTCCAGCAGTCCGTGATTGATATCCATGAGGTGTCCCAGTGCCTGGTAGTCCCGTCCCTCGATGAATGCTTCACCTTCACCAGAAAGCCTGCCAATGGTACTGATTACCGGTCCTATGACCTGCGGATATCTTTTCCTGAGTTCGCCCACACTCGCCACCAGTTCACGGGTGGAAGAGAACCTGCCCGTATAACCAATAACTATGGGGCATTCCGGCAGGTTGAGCCGCTTTTTGGCAGGTATGGTGACCACGCCGCCCATGGTGGATACGAACGTATCGGCCGGACTGGCTGCACCCTGCACCGCGCGTTCGATATCATGTCCTATTGACGCGATATCGTCGAGTGAATGACCGGTATCGAACTGGATGCTCAGAGCATGCAAGGTCGCAATGGTCACCGCTGCCGACGAGCCAAGTCCTGAACCAACGGGAAGCTCGGATGATATATCTATCCTGACCCCGTCAGGAATGAACGGTTCCATTTCCCTGATACACCGGGTTACATAGGGATGCTTGTGCATATCCAGTCCGGTAATTCCGATACTGGAATGGATAATATGTTCAGTATCAGGACGGACTGTTGCCTTTGTGCGGATATCCACGGCACATGCTGTGGCCGGCTCACCATATACTACGGCATGTTCGCCAAAGAAGTATATTTTACCCGGTGCACTACACGTGGTCATCGTCATATCAATGTCCCCAATATCATTATCATTCAACAATTATGCCTGCATATCCCACA of the ANME-2 cluster archaeon genome contains:
- a CDS encoding RNase J family beta-CASP ribonuclease; translation: MTEIGITAVGGYNEMGRNMTAIRVGEEIIIMDMGLRLDRVQIHEDVELDKKNSRDLINMGVIPDDMVMKQIGGKVKAIVCTHGHLDHIGAIPKLAHRYDAPILSTPYTTELIRQQISNEKKYLVKNKVESLPTGQIYEVSPQVSIELIRVQHSIIDAAFAAIHTPEGIILYANDFKIDRTPTIGEAPDFERLRQIGKEGVSLMITESTNSDRKGKTPSEKIAADMVSDVLLGTEETKSGVIVTTFSSHIARIKSIIDSAAEMGRIPVLLGRSMEKYVGTAAKMGFLKFPENLEIYGHRKSIDKALKRINDDGKEKYLPIVTGHQGEPGSILPRIASKGTDYKIESGDKVVFSANVIPNPLTRANRYSLETKLGMSGARIYENVHVSGHAYKEDHWELLRLINPEHVIPAHGYIEMHGNYMEMAEDAGYVFGENVHIMRNGEEILIE
- a CDS encoding polyprenyl synthetase family protein, encoding MDLLEEIRKRGSMVDGSIQNLMPIGEPDELYRAMRYLFDAGGKRLRPAALILSTEAVGGNPKDVIPAATAVELVHNFTLIHDDIMDQDSLRRGIPAVHIKWGLSGAILAGDTLYSKSFHILSQTRADAARMVECLTLMSITCTEICEGQWTDISFEKRNDVSEAEYMDMVTKKTAILYAASCKMGAILGGGTPEQAQALWDFGRLTGVGFQIFDDVLDLVTPEDVLGKIRGSDIMEGKQTLIAVHARDHNVKLDVFGKRDATREEIDDALEKLKESGSIDYVQDKALNFVAEGKEKLDILPESEAKDIMLALADYMIERKF
- the mvk gene encoding mevalonate kinase, with amino-acid sequence MTTCSAPGKIYFFGEHAVVYGEPATACAVDIRTKATVRPDTEHIIHSSIGITGLDMHKHPYVTRCIREMEPFIPDGVRIDISSELPVGSGLGSSAAVTIATLHALSIQFDTGHSLDDIASIGHDIERAVQGAASPADTFVSTMGGVVTIPAKKRLNLPECPIVIGYTGRFSSTRELVASVGELRKRYPQVIGPVISTIGRLSGEGEAFIEGRDYQALGHLMDINHGLLDTLGVGSPELSNLVWASRHAGAWGAKTTGAGGGGCMVAITDRPDEVAAAITSAGGQAMITSATPYGVKVE
- a CDS encoding isopentenyl phosphate kinase family protein, which gives rise to MNRPVVLKIGGSIITDKSSAVPKAIPGTIERIAREVAATGADNPLILVHGAGSFGHPLARQFKLIEQFDTKGLIETHRSVKTLNAMVVDAFVSAGVPAVPVHPLSCTMLREGRISDMQIAPLREMLNRGLVPVLHGDVAMDSVRGADILSGDQIVPYIARKMGAGLIGIGSNINGVLDSEEKNIPEVTPATFDGIRKYIGGSSHTDVTGGMLGKVQELVELADRSGISSRIFDASATGSITRFLQGETMGTLIQKNK
- the fni gene encoding type 2 isopentenyl-diphosphate Delta-isomerase — protein: MSTSNRKVEHLDLCANQDVESHRDEHNLKRTGFDDITMVHNALPGINIQDINTSTQLLGYNLAFPLLIASMTGGHPETKQVNESLAIAAQELGIGLGVGSQRAALEDPGLEDSFRVVRDAAPDAFVFGNLGVAQLKEYGVEGVRQAVDMIDANAMAIHLNFLQEAIQPEGNTDATEGLELIEEVCRKLKIPVIVKETGAGISREVAQKLCKAGVSAIDVGGVGGTSWAGVEVYRARNKDELMGEHLGNLFWDWGIPTAVSVIESNLSVPVIATGGIRTGLDIAKSLALGASACATALPLVRPAMKGPQDVRTKLEYFQAELKAAMFLTGSATVADLVRAQLVITGRTGEYLKERGFDTSRFARR
- a CDS encoding DHH family phosphoesterase, giving the protein MAEQCKACDGTGITDVSQQQCPGCKGSGKPKTIDLTRMTEKDLGSLLKGGSVCHTCGGSGTVRVETKCKVCGGRGEMITCRICGQPLGGDMKGDMCASCAKKPLVGKLSPACDTSDLEVDMTYEGVVDSLANFGAFVNLNSRTRGLAHQKHLTRTPDVGETIFVQVKNIASNGNIDLVPVLLPEYQIIEVEKDIPRTQISALRGHISKLVHISGEVIQIKQTGGPTIFTLADETGTVPCAAFEKAGQRSYPEIESDMIVKVLGELNTRNNELQIEIREIRQMWGADSAAIRDEIENALDTRSEPHDVEFLVKSPILEALKPKMRQVAKEIRKAIFHSRPIVLRHHADADGITSAIAIEKAVLPLINEVGGTDAGYHFYRRSPSKAPFYEMVDITRDISFALDDNARHGQKMPLVLLMDNGSTEEDVPAMLQAKVYGMDMVVVDHHHPDDIVDQYLLAHVNPAHAGGDFGITTGMLGTEIARMINPEVTEEIRHLPAVSAVGDRSEAPEAAQYIELVASRYRLSDLKDMALALDYEAFWLRFSEGRGITYDILNMGNLKRHRELVPLLVKQANDAIKTQLEASLPSVKSRELPSGALLHVLDVENFAHKFTFPPPGKTSGEVHDTLCHKYPDKPIVTLGYGPDFVVLRSRGVLMNIPQMVRELHEEIPEASINGGGHLVVGSIKFVGGLRKEVLAKLAEKIGRAKTEF